The Betta splendens chromosome 2, fBetSpl5.4, whole genome shotgun sequence nucleotide sequence GCAGTCTATAGGAGCCAGTACTGATGTGTCTCCTTGTTGTCTGAGTAGGCgacaaagcagcaggaaccacTGTTAGTGAGTCTgtaaagttacacactacacgaAAGAGAGGAACAGAACTTAAAGCACTAAAATGACACGGTCCAACGAAGTCCCCATGATACAATGTAACATAAAGACTACATAGGCGTCACTCACAGCTTTCTCTGTGACTTACACACATTAGTTATTTGAGCTccattgtgtgtgaatgtatcaGCGTGATGTGTTATCAGTGAAAGAGCAGCTCCTCAGCCAAACTGGTCTGAACTGGTCCAcgtctcctctgctgttttttcagGCTCACGCTGTCTGGGAAAACAAACTCTCTCTCAGGAGAagaggaatgaaatgaaagagGAGAAATTATAAGGCCTTGTGTGCGATTTACAATACGAATTCTCAATCTGTGTCCCTGTGTAGATAAAGGTTGTACGTTAAGTAGCTTTTATGTTCTGTGGATCTGGGTTGATCAGTCAGCAATGACAAGTACCTTTTCAATGACAACAGACTGAGTGAGCTCCTCGTGCTCATGATTAACCTAATGAGGATTAACTGGGGTGTTTTACATTTGGGCCCAATTACTGTCTCAGACTAACCAGGCCAATGCTAAGCCACTGTTCATAACATAACATCTCCATTCTAGGATTAAAAAATCAGTAAAACATCGCTATTAAAATGCTCTGCTGACGTCAGCTGATTCAACAAATTCAGGACCCAGGCAACATGTGGGGGACGACTTTGAAATAATCCCTTGCAATATCTGACTGCAGTGTTTCTATTAATACTCCTGCCCATGATCCACAACAACATCAGCTGCAGTGTCAGATGAAAAACATGTTTGCACATCGCTGCTCTCAGCTCAGCCTTTCTATTttcactcctcctccactgttgcTTCCTGATCTACTCACTCTCTTTATTCATGTTCATCCTAAAGCTACATAACCTAAAATGGACCCTCTGCAAGTACTGTTGACATCATTGTGTTTAACCTTTGACAGTGCAAATGCTGGTAAAATAGTGAGGTGATGATGAAACCGTGTTTTCCTCTACTAGTTTTCCTTTCCATGACCCATTCTGTGTAAACAGCACAGAGCTGAGAGGTTCAGTTTCAACCCgactctcaaacacacacatgttaaGATACAGAGACAGatggtgtgtgtttgactggACTTAATGAATAATGTAGTCAGGTTGTgcttgttttaaaaaaacatggctTTGCAAAAACATTGTGCTCACGAGTTCATGACATGGACCGTTCCACAACATCCTGCTCTTTTCAAAACCGAGTACTAAGAAAGTTATAATTATATAACAGCAGGATAATGTTACTATGCAATAGATACACAGCAACTTGTGAGCTCCCCCTCTAAATAATGTCATCCGAATATAGACTGTTCATGgaaaagctactgtacatgtttaccCTCAACTGTCCAACTGACAAACACTTGGTGAGAAAAGAGGacacacagagtaaacaaacACGTTTTCACCATCACATTGAGCTCTGGGACCTTAGATCCTCTTAAAACCGTTACATTAAACATGATTGTTGcacatataataaaaataatacagtgttttatgctatttttacatttttagagTAATCAAGGGTGTTTCTACATGCATTTGTCCTGCTATCACATTCAGTTGAAGATCTGAAAGAATAAAAGGTATGACACTGCAATCCACTCATCAACATTAAGGGGGCTCTTATTCGCTATGGACTCTCAGATATATACATGTACTATATTTACTTGGATAAACAACATTATCAATAAAGCAGAACCATTATTAGGCTATAATATAAAGTTGTTTGGCTGCTTAGCCCTGCACTGTGAGAATGATTACATCAGACTGAGCAGATTACTCAGGTGATGTTTAATCAGTAACTGATGCAGGGAGGAGGACATTCTGTTTCATCAGAATGCTGAATGGGGTCATCTAGATTAGTGGTTGGGCCATTTCCACTGAAATGATTAACTTCTCATCAGAAACTTATTATATCCAATCAAATCATCTGTTTCTCACATGGTCCACGCAAATATGCAGCCTCATGCATTTTTTGCATGGATTttgctaaactaaactaaaaaatgAACCTGACGgtttctgtctgctctgtgttaAATATGCTCTGTCTGAACGGTTTCACGACAGCTTTTCCAACTGTAGCTCCACAAAGAGCTGCCGAGCTGCATTTTGTACATTAGTCGCAAACTGGGTCAAAGGCTGGAGGCGATCATTttatgtttgcttgtttgtttgttcagcttttctcagagagagaaagagagagagagagagagagaaatcagGAGAAAGGGATGCGTGACGTCATCACACGTGGTGGGCGGAGCCACTAGTATAATTACTACCATTGAGCAGACGGCAAGGCGGTATTGCACGTTAAACGTCGATTCAGACGGAACAAACCACAGTGGACGGATTATTTGTCGTTTTAAAAGGTAAAGAGTATTTTGTGTCTATACTACATAGTGTTTATTCTGTAAACTTGTCTGTAATTCAGACCTGAAGCCTGAAAACGAAGAAAGACGAGCCTCGTTGTAATCTGACGTGGATATGAGCATGATTTCATCATCTCGGAAGTCGGTTACGTTATAGTTTATTCTCATTAGGATCCAGATGTGGTCCTGCGTTTATGTGCCTTTGTATTAAGAAGCCGACATGTTAGCTTTGGTTCGCTTTAAAATGAACTCAGTCAAGTGGAAAACGCTTTAAATACGCGTCAAATACGTCTAACCCGGACTCGGGCCGTTACCATGCCAACGGATTACAGTGACTCGCTGTAGCTAGTAAAACGTGTGCTGTCCCGCTCGGAGCAACAGCTTGTGCTCCACGAAGTGTGGTGTTGGAAGCTAACCGTGTTCAGGGCTGCGTTCACGTGCTGAGCTAGCAGAAGCTGATTAATTAGCGCAGCCCGGTTGAGCCAGTTACTGCAGCgtgtgtctcctcctctgacgtGTGCTCGTCTGATCTTGGCTCCCTCCAGAAACCAGCTTCCGTCATGACTAAGGACACAGAGGTGGACATGAAGGACGTGGAGCTGAACGAGATGGACCCCGAGAAGCAGCCCATGACGGCCGACGCTCAGGTAGCCGTCGGGGAGAAGAACGGCAGCGTCAAGCTGAAGGTCCCCGAGGATGAGGTTGCGTTCACGGGCCTGTCcaaggaggagctgatgaaggtgGCAGGAACTCCAGGGTGAGCGCTGCTTCTCACGTGCTGCTGGAGCCCAACGGCCTCCCAGCATGTGGCTCACTGCCATGCGTTTGTGTAGGTGGGTGCGGACCCGCTGGATGCTCCTGGTGCTGTTCTGGCTGGGCTGGGTTGGCATGCTGGCCGGGGCCATTGTGATCATAGTCCAGGCCCCTCGCTGCAAACCGCTCCCTGAGATGAACTGGTGGAACGATGGCCCTCTGTACCAGATCCCTGACGTGGACGCTTTCTGTGGTGGATTGGCAGGTACTTGGACCATGATGTTGGTAGAGTGTTTAGAACGTCTCTCATTTCTCATGGCGCCCTTTAGATCTGCTTCGTGAACCGCTGGGCTTCATGTGAGATATGCTTTATTTGACTTGATACCGAACCGCTGACTAGGCTACTACACAGTGACTCAAAGTCTAAAGGACATAAAAACCAATGagtcatttcttttcttttatctcTCCTTCTCAGATTTGAGGTTATGGTCGAAATGTTAAGTACATTttatgtgtgtgagctgtgcaCACTCTCAAACTTTAGCAACTGTAAAATAATTGTTAAACGTTTTAATCCTTAAATGTCTGGTTTTGACTTTGCCCTTATTAAATTCAAGAGGCCTGAGCTAAGGACGGATTGTACTGCTGTGCTCAGTTTCTGGGGAGCACTCAGCTTTCCAAAAAGCCTCTGGCAGAATTCCAGAAACTACACGTGACTCTGTGCAGCGCTCACATAAAGGGTCTCCTTGTACTCAGGCTTCACATGGCCAGCAGAGGGTGTGGGGGGGCTTTCACATGTTCCTGTCCTAAGTCAATACTTGGCTTAAACCACCAAACTGACCCTGATATTATTTACCCAACAACATTGACACGTTTTATTCTTCCTCTCTGTATCTGTTTTTAGGCCTTGAGAGTAAAATAGATGAGATCAGCCagttgaaggtcaaaggtctggTCCTGGGACCTTTGCACACTGTGCAGGAAAACCAGCAAAGCACCCTGAATCTCAAGGAGATCGACCCAGCTGTTGGAGGAGAGGAACATCTTAAATCTGTGCTGAAAAAAGCCAACAACAAGGGTCAGTTTTCATTTAGCAGAGAGCAGTGTTGAACCAGACCCATGAATATGTTTCACAAATGTTGGTTTATACGTTTCTAGGTATTAAGGTGGTGCTTGACCTGACTCCAAACTACAAGGGAAGCAATCCATGGTTCAGCTCTGGAGATATTGGTTCTGTGTTGGAGCAAGTCAAGGTAGAGAGAAGACCAGCACTGTGGCCTGTGGAACTTAGTTCATGAATCAGTGATtgcagtgtttgttgttggaaCTAAGTGTCCTTGTCTTcttccaggctgcagcagagcactGGCTGGAATTTGGTGTTAGTGGCTTTAAGCTGTCTGGCTTCAACGTTGCTTCGAACTCCCCTGACTGGCCCGAACTGCAGACTGCAGTCCAGGGCAACCACACCGAGGCCACCAGCAAAAGGTAACTGACGAACACGCCTTTGCTTCAGTAGTAAGTGTTGAGGAACTGTTGATGAACTGGCAGGGTTCTGTTTCTTCAGTACATGGAGATTAAAGCATTCCACTGCTGCGGTGCACAATAGGTGGTGGGGCCTGAGGGGGATTCATGAACAAACAGGATATTCACTCTTCACATAGTCGAGCGACATCTTGTGGACGATGTAGGCAATAAAAGCAACTTTACAGAAAAGCCACTTACAAAAGCTCTTCATTAAAGAAGCTGGAGATATTAGTTTGAATAATTTAtattcagaaatgtttttttttttttttttttttttgctatgtTTCTGTGTAATGTGACTCATCTGTCTCTACTGTCTTCCTCTCAGGTTGCTCATGGGTGTGGTTGAACATAAATCAGCTGCATCAGTGCATCAGCTCCTCAACACCACTGGGGTAGCTCTCattctgtctgacctgctcagCAACAAAACTGGAAGTAGGTTGAAGTACAAGAATATAATTTTTCCTTCTGTTGTCTGACTTTTTGTATTATGGCTTACATGTTGTAGCTAAAGGGTGCTGAGTCTCACTTCTACATTAATTTTGTGTAGGGGAACGTATCAGGGCCATGGACAGCCTTCACGCTCAGCAGAGACAGGTGGGCTGGGGTCTCGGCGCCGTCCAACAGGACCAGCTGTCTAAACAAGCAACGGGTCCTGCCCTGATCCGTCTGTACCAACTCCTGCTGCTCACCATGCCTGGAACCCCGGTGTTCACCTATGGAGACGAGTTGGGCCTTGAGGGGGTGAGTGGTTGAAATGGGTCCACTGCTTAAATGCTTCCACTGTATCACAGCTGTTACTCAGTGTAACGTTTGTCTTGTCTCCTCAGAATCAGAAACATCCTAAAATGGTTTGGAACGTAGAGACGGAAGCAGCTCAGAATAAGTCTTTGGAGGTGAGGATGGGTTTGATCTGAATGACCGCTTGTAAACAGAATGAGACCAAACTCGTGAGGACGTGGTCCAAAGCACTCAGTTGTTTCCATGTTGTGTCCCAGGAGTACGCTGCCACCAGGAAGTGGTTCAAAGGCCTCAGCGACCTGCGAGGCAAAGAGCGCTCTCTGCTCCACGGCGACTACTACCCTCTGTACGCCTCcaactcctccctctctttcctccgCGTGTGGGACCAGAGTGAGAGATACATAACGGCCGTCAACTGGGGAGCAGAGAAACAGACGCTCAAGCTCAACCTGACGACGACAGGCAAGTTGTGgttcagctgtgatgtgtgacgtcagcagcaggCAGCATCTGCTCCATGTCCTTCACTCACTGTGGTGTCTGTTCCTGCAGAGGGACTAGAGCTGCCCAAGACGGCCAAGGTGAAGCTGTCAACGGACTCGAAGCTGAAGGCAGAATCCAACGTCAACCTCGAAagcgtggagctggagcctggacaagccgtcctgctgcagttcccctACACGGGCTGAAGATGGCGCCACACTAAAGCCTAGCTTTAGGACAGTCGCTCTTTAAAAATGCTAATTCCTCTTAAATGTCCTTTTCaagacaaacaacacatttcttTTTGATATAATGAATAGTAGTTTGTATCAATTAACTTTGTCAGAACATAAAGAAGTTGGGTAAAAGAAAGTTCCAGAAAAACCTTGTGAAGTGTTTCCAGTTTGGGTtgtaaaactttttttatttgagttttTTATGTGAGGAAGTGATGCAGCTGCCTCATGAGTGTTTGGTATGTGTAGTGGGACAAAGACATTCCTTCATTGTTGTGTGGGCAATTCTTTaggtactttttttttttgtaagtgTCAAATTCAGTTTTAGACGGGTTTTACTTTTTTAGCCACCCCCAACTGTGtgaacaggaaaaaacaaattCACTTTTGACAAGCGAGTCTAAAGTTTTTCCAGAGTACAGATTAACACgatgaaattaataaacaatGTTCTGTACCGTCTCAGTGTGTCCTGTTGTGTATCATTGTGTTCGTCAGCTTGAAGATAAAATCATTTGAGATGTTGTACGTTCGGCGTGTCAGGTGTGTGGAAGTGTGTCACAGATGTTGCCGGAGGAAGCAACGCCTTTTATGTTTTATCGCCATCCTGACATATTTTTATAGGCGCATTACACAAGTCGCTCCACGTTGTGCGTCTACCTACGAGTCTCGTCTAAACGGGTCATATAGAACCTTAACGTAACGTCATTTCTGCCGCCTTCTCGCGTTTGGCAGAGAAGTGAATCGAGTTTCAACCGTAAACATAAGCTGTTCACCAAAACGAAGTCTACAATTCGCTTCAGTTGTAGTGATACTAACATTCCCATTCACCCACGTTCACAGTGTAAATGGAGCAGAGTTAACCAAAGCTTCATATGTTGGGTATTTGTAACATAACACAGATGCTAAATAAAGGGCCACATTCATAAACAGTAGATCTAGTTAGACTGAAACCTATTTTTAAGTTACTTTAACTTCTCGTCTTTGGGACACCCTGTATCCAGACTAAATAGGAGCTATTGAGCTCACAGCAGTAGATGGAGTACGTATCAAGTGCTGGACCTACTGTACGTGGAAGTCTTCTGTTGCATCTGCTTGGTTGGAAGAATTAGATGCAAACCTTCTGTGAGAGGCTACTTCTGAAATATAATGTGCTGGTTTTATATGAAACAACTCAGCAGAATGAAATATTCCTGGCAACGGTAATAACGTGTCTGATGACGTGGATTCATACACGCtttaaaaaatgagaaaagttAACCTGTAATATGCTCACAAAAGGTTTGAGTACATGAGTCTGCTTTACTCAGAGCCGGCGTTAATGGAGTTCACATAAAAGCACACAATGCGGGGAAAACAGCTGTTAATGGCTCCTAATGGTTTTGGAAAAGTGCTGGATTGCAACAAAGCAGctcaaaacataaaatatggCAATTGAAAATAAGTTTTTTATCAAATGCTGACATCATTTATACGACGACCTGTTTCATTCTTATTTTGCCAGCGAAGCGCTCTCGTTCATATAGATGTAAAACCGTGATATAAAACCATCCTCCTGATAAAAACGCCAAACAGCCCCTTGAACAGGTGAAACCCGTCAGCCGAGTTTCGGGGTCCTGCTACAATACAGCGCCGCCGTGCTGTGGTATCGGAGGGGAGGTTTGAAGCCGCTGGTACCGGGAATCAGAGCCCGTCTcggcagctctctctctccccacgcCGCTGTGAAACCCAACCACCGTCTCACCCACTGACGCGCACACTCATGACTGACTCTCAGTCtgagtctgacacacacacacacgcttacaccTCGAACATCACGGTGACATATAGTTACGTGACCTTTCTTCAGCTTTCACTCGGCGGCGAAGAGGCTCGGTCATGTTTTCACGCTGGAATACGGCTCCTTAATGTGCTTTGACCCGACTGAAAACCTGGGAGCAGCGCGAGACGCTGAACCAGCCGTCAAGAAGTGAGTGGCACCAGAAACAGCATTGGGACCACAGCATTGCACCGCGCTTGGTTCGTGTACGTAAATTGAACTGTCGTAGCAGCTTATTCGCTAAAGAGCAGTTTTAGTTCACGCTAGTGAATGAACGCTTCACTTAGGACAAACAGAGTGCGATGACCTGCACCTTATACAGCTTTGAACACAGTGCTATGAGGACGCTTTGAGAATCTGACTCCGCTTGTACcgtgagcagcagagactccCGGTCCTTTTTTTTACCAGGGCTGCGCCTACAGAATCGGGGGCCCGGGGGCAGGAGCCCGCTGCTGGACACCCACCGGCCCCCACCCCTGTTGACAGGGTTTGCACAGGGTTTAGCAAACTCCATGTTTTATGTCACCTCGAGCTGGATCGATCTACGGCACGGAGATGTTTTCCCCCCTCAACACGTCGTTTTATTCATTATGTGGTATGTGGTTTATTTCATggaaaactgcagcagcagtgtgaccAATAAGCAAAGAGTTTCCTCCACTCCACTGACGCTGACTTAAGATTTGCTGCCCTTTAATATCAACTTAGAAGCATGCGGCATCTTCAAATAAACCTAAACTTTTGCTTAGCTCAAAATAAATGTCACTAAGTGTAACTGAGTTTTAGCAAGAATACTACAGTAATGCTCACGCATCCTCATTTAGCATAGATACAAGGTTTTTCCATATTCTACACAAAATGCAACTTTTAATGATTCCTACAgtctcaaaacaattttttcCCTGGGAATCCAGACCCACTTGAACAACAATGTCCTCCAGTTCATTCTTTATAGGTTTGtgtgctgcattttttttttcttcaaggcTTTTTAGACTTTAAGCTTAGCGTCATTCTGCTGTTTGAGGCTCCAGTCACACaagcttcacctcctcctgtcaGGGAAGTCCTGACACCTACATGTAGATGAAATGCCAGAGCAACACTGATCCGGCCCCATGTTTCCCTTCGTTGATCCATGGGCCTGGAAGGTTCGACAGAACTCCACAGTACAACATGGAACAACTGCAGCAAGTCGTGCTGAAGGTCCCTTCAAGGGTTTGTCTGCACCTGTCTCCTTATAAATTTGAGTGCAACCTTTTCTAACTTCTTTTTTTATAATGTAGTAGCTGCTTTAACTTTGAGCTTGAGTGCCTTACTTTGAGCTGTAACCatgtttcagtgtgttttcagcACCTTCCATTGAAAACCTTTGAAAACATGCAATTAAGCATGACACTCTCAAGTACATAACATTCTCTCATTTCTAATTCAAAGGCAAATAATCACAGGCTTAATTATAATACCTCATATGCAAATTCATTTGCATATGATATTGTATTGAATGTGGAGGAGCTAGTAGTACCATATTTTGAGTCAAGCTCTGTTCCTGTTTGATTTGTTCATTACATTGTTaaatcattttgtgtttaaCTGCACAGTCAGCAGCCACAAAGCTGAAATCTAACCCTGAATAGTGAATGAGTAGTTTGTTGGTTTCACACAATATCCAAATTAGCATCATCTGCTTTTTTAGCTCACGTCCACAAATATACATGACAACAGAAAGAATGCACTGTGTAATATGTGCAGCCCATTTATTGACGAGAGAATTTAGAAGTTTGGGCGAACCTGAAAGGAAGGAACCATTTACATGAATGAGGTGTGACCACCTACAACCCCCACTTTAGACCTGATTATACAGATAATACATTCATGTCCATACACTTTGCCTAATTTTGAGTACTGAACAATTAGGAAAATATTAATTCAGATTCACATGCTTAAACCGTGTGAATGAcaattaaactttaaaaaaactaaagcttTTCAATTTTATGGTAGTTATTCAACAACAAAGATCAAACCTGTAAGATGGGTTTTACACATATATACAAATATGTTTCATACAGTTTCAATGAGATATTAATTACCGGTAAGTTACTTATTAATATACTGCACATGTCAAAAGATATTTAAATTGGGGAATAAATTGACAAAtgacaaaatttaaaaaattgaCAATTTTGGGGAAAAAGCTGTAACTCTTAATTCCACGTTGAAGCGTAAAGTCTTTTTTCCTACAGCTCAGACACTGAGACCAACACACTGTGCTGCGCTAAAAGGGTGCAGCAAACTCGTAGCAGTGACCTCCAACCAACGCGACCATAAAACTAAAGTTTAATTCTCGTTTTCATTGGCTACAACAAACACTGTTGTTGTAGAAAGGAACTTAAGTTGTGTAAAGTCCAAACTTGGTAAAGATAAACTAGATgactatatatatttatatagatttAATATATAACTACTGAATTAACTTTAACTTCACACATCCTCCGTTTTATATGTCAGTAAGTATTTGATACCTAAATGTGTAACAGCTACGTTAAACGCAGACATTAAACACCCAGAACACAtaagaaaaacatgtttaacaGCGTTTCTTACTAACGATTATCCAGTCACAGTAAAAACGGCCTGAACTTCTAAAGGAAAGAAGTTGTGATGTCGCTTCACACAGACTGAACAAATTAAAGCTCAACCAGATTGAGACGTACTTCTGTCCAACTGTTAGCGACAAACAAACTGCAGAGTGGTGATTTGCCAAATCTGGCAAAGAAAGAAactataacatttaaaaaaagggcaTTTGACAGAGGACCTGTCAGGGTCACGTTTACTGTCAAGCAGCCGCCCTCCGTCCTCGGTCCCGCTGAACTCCAGAGAAGTGAGGAGAGCAGCCGGACCCACGTACGAAGCCACGCTGTCGTCATAGATGGAGCATTAGCGTTAGCGCTCCAAAGATGCAAGGCCTCACCCCAgaaagacagtgtgtgtgtgtgtgtgtgtgtgtgtgtgtgtctgcgtgcgtgcgtgcgtgtatgcgtgcgtgtgtgtgtgtgtatgtgcgtgcatgtgtgtgtgtgtgtgtgtgtgtgtgcacgtctgtgagtgtgtgcgtgtgtgtgtgtatgtgcgtgcatgtgtgtgtgtgtgtgcgtgtgtgtgcgtgtgcgtgtgtgtgtgtgtgtgtgtgcgtgtgtgcgtgtgtgtgtgtgtgtgtgtgtgcacgtctgtgagtgtgtgcgtgtgtgtgtgtccctttaAAACAACAGACCAAACGATGGGTGAGCGGGGAGAAAAACACCTACTCAAACTGAAAGTGCAtgagtacgtgtgtgtgtgtgtgattgtgtgtgacagaggttGAAGCCACACACTAgggtgtttttgtcttgtttccaGCATCACTATgacacagctccacacacacacacacacacacacacacacacacacacacacacacacacacacacacacacacactcggtgGCGTTATGACAGGGTGGATGAAAGGCAGCGACCGTCTTTGACTACATGTGTggctttctctcctcccccttcgTCGTCCTCTCTCACACATGTGCGTTCGCCAGCAgaccgtgcacacacacagacactcgtCTCTCCTCGTGATGACAGC carries:
- the LOC114843289 gene encoding 4F2 cell-surface antigen heavy chain-like, which produces MTKDTEVDMKDVELNEMDPEKQPMTADAQVAVGEKNGSVKLKVPEDEVAFTGLSKEELMKVAGTPGWVRTRWMLLVLFWLGWVGMLAGAIVIIVQAPRCKPLPEMNWWNDGPLYQIPDVDAFCGGLAGLESKIDEISQLKVKGLVLGPLHTVQENQQSTLNLKEIDPAVGGEEHLKSVLKKANNKGIKVVLDLTPNYKGSNPWFSSGDIGSVLEQVKAAAEHWLEFGVSGFKLSGFNVASNSPDWPELQTAVQGNHTEATSKRLLMGVVEHKSAASVHQLLNTTGVALILSDLLSNKTGRERIRAMDSLHAQQRQVGWGLGAVQQDQLSKQATGPALIRLYQLLLLTMPGTPVFTYGDELGLEGNQKHPKMVWNVETEAAQNKSLEEYAATRKWFKGLSDLRGKERSLLHGDYYPLYASNSSLSFLRVWDQSERYITAVNWGAEKQTLKLNLTTTEGLELPKTAKVKLSTDSKLKAESNVNLESVELEPGQAVLLQFPYTG